The DNA window GCGTCGAGCGGTCGACCGGCTGGACCTGCCGCCGGACATCGCCACCGCGCTCTGGGACTACCTGGAGCGGGCCGCGTTCTTCATGGTGAACGTGCTGGACGACCCGACGGGCACCGCCTGAGCGCCTGCCCACCCCTGGGCCCCGCCCGGGACTTGCCGGGCCCCGCCCGAGGCGGGCCCCGCCAGCCCGGGCAGATTCACGGAGAGAGTGGCTATTCCACGTCGGACAGCCACTCTCTCCGTGAATCTGCGAGTGGAAGCCCTCCGTGGGAGGGCACGGATCAGAGCAGGGCGCCCTCGTCGTGCAGCCAGTCGACGAAGCTGGTGGCCACGGCGGCCCCGCAGTCGAGCATCTCCACCAGCAGCGCGTCGTGCGCGCCGGCACCGAGCGGCACCTGAAGCTCCGCGTAGATCGGCAGTTGCCCCCGCTCGGTGGGGTCGCCGATGTAGGCCTTGCAGAACCGTCGAGTGTGGTTCCACTCGTTGACCACCCGGTACGCCCGGTCGGCCCAGTCCGGCGGCACCGTCGCGTGTGGACGGGCCCGCATCACGAGAATCTCGTCCTCCGGTCCCTCCACAGTGACCAGCACCGCGTGCCGCTCCCACATGGCCAGCAGGTTGCCGTCACCGTCGGCCAGGTAGCGCACGTCCAGCAGGTCGAGCGCGTCGCAGACCCGGCGAAGGGTCACCGGCGCGATGGTGGCCGACATGTCCGCGATCACCGGGCGGTCGGTGACCGGGCAGTCGTCCTCCGGCTGACGGGGGGCCGGTGGTCCGACCCGGACGGTGCTGTCCACTGTGATCCCGCTTCGAGTTTCCGGTTCGCCGCCATCGGCGGGACCGGGGCGCCATGACCACCACGGCATCGCTCGCGCACCTCACTCCCCAGCGGATCCAGCCGCCTACAGTGCGTTGGATCCGAGGATGGACGGTACCCGGACAGCCGGGTTGAAGCATCCCCCCAACGGCAGCCCCAGGCCAGAAGAATGAACGCGGGTCATCCGTTCGGATGATCTCAGAGCGCCATAACGGCAAGGTCCGCGACCTTCTGCGACCACACGGCTCCGTACGGCCCCACAAGACCGACCCATCGGCCGGCCACTCGCACCTGGACGTCGCCGCCGACGCCCCCCGACTGGCGCGCCGCGGCGGCCCCGGGATCGTCGCCGGGGCGGCCCAGGAAGCCCATCCGGACCAGACCCTGGACCAGTCGCTGGGCGACCTCCACCGGCGGGCCGGGCGGGTCGTCGGGTGTGACCACCACGGCCACGTGGTCGAGAAGCGCGTCCCGCAGCGCCCGCTGGCCCACCGCCCGGCCGGCCACCCCGTGCGCGGCGGCCTCCCGCAGGGTGCCCGCCGCCGCCTCCGCGATCCGCCACAGCTGCCCGGCCGGCAGCGCCTCCACCGCCCGGCTCGCCGCCGGTGGCAGCGGCCAGCGCCACTCGGCGTCCCGCCGGGCCGGCAGGGCGTCCGCGCCGCCGCCCAGCCGGGCCAGCAGCTCGGCCGCCGCCACGGTCACGTCGCCGCACCCCGACCCCGCCACGGTGCGCACGGCGAGCACGCCCCACGGCAGGCGGCCCCAGATGGCCGTACGGCCGGGCGCGCCGGGCCGGGCCGCCGGACGCAGCCGGACCAGCGCGGCGGGGTCGAGGCGCACCAGCCGGGCCAGGAACGCGCCCGCGTCGGCCACCCCGTCCAGCCCGTGCCCGCCCTCGCCAACGGCCGGGCGCCGGGACTGGGCCGGCGCCCCGCTCACGGCGCACCCCCGGGGGCGTACGCGAGCAGGAACGCCCGCTCTTCTTCGGTGAGCCGCCGGGGCCGCTGCGCGGCCAGGTCGAACGGGACCAGCACCGAGCGCGCGGTGCTGGCCAGCACGTCCCCGTCGTACAGCTCGTAACCGACGGTGAACCGCGAATGCCGGATCTCCTCGACC is part of the Micromonospora olivasterospora genome and encodes:
- a CDS encoding YbjN domain-containing protein yields the protein MPWWSWRPGPADGGEPETRSGITVDSTVRVGPPAPRQPEDDCPVTDRPVIADMSATIAPVTLRRVCDALDLLDVRYLADGDGNLLAMWERHAVLVTVEGPEDEILVMRARPHATVPPDWADRAYRVVNEWNHTRRFCKAYIGDPTERGQLPIYAELQVPLGAGAHDALLVEMLDCGAAVATSFVDWLHDEGALL